Below is a window of Malania oleifera isolate guangnan ecotype guangnan chromosome 1, ASM2987363v1, whole genome shotgun sequence DNA.
AATCTGATGAACAAAACACAACTGAAAAAAATACAGAAACCGATTACAGCACTATCCTATCAATATCAATTTCTCACCTTCTCTCTGCCTTAATCCCAGATTGCTGCTTTCATTCTCCACCTTGCGCATCACTTGTTCGACGAAATATCCCAGTGAAGTGTGCGAGGACCCGCCCTCCGTCACGGCCTCCCGAACATTCTCCCTCATCTCCTTCACCTTCCTCCTCACCTCACCATCTCCCTTCATCACTCCCCTTATCCCCTTCTCTATCTCCTCCGCGCTTACCAAACTCCCACTGTAACCGTCCATCTTGTAATCCATTCTGATCTCGACCCACAGCCCCAGCTCCTTCACCATCTCGAATGCATTCAGCTGCTGCTCCGCGTACATCGGCCATGCTGCCACCGGCACCCCCCACCACACGCTCTCCAGGCTCGAGTTCCAACCGCAGTGCGACACAAAACCCCCCACCGCTCTGTGGGCTAGCACCGCCACCTGTGGAGCCCAACCTATGATCTTCCCAATCCCAGCCGTCCGTTCCACGAACCCCTCGGGTAATATTTCCTCTTGATTGCTGCTGTCCGTCGGAAACGGAAGCCCAGCCGCCGACAACGGCGGCCGGCGTAGGGACCACAAGAACCGGTGGCCACTGCGCTCAAGCCCGCCCGCTATCTCTCTCAACTGATCCGCGCCGAAGCTCCCCATGCTTCCAAAGCACAGGAACACCACCGACGACGGAGGTTGATTGTCGAGCCAAGTCATGATGCCGGAACTGGAATCCTCCTCTTGCGCGTCAACTGTCAGATTGAGCATTGGTCCCACTGGGTAAACGGGTGGGATTTCGGGTGCGCCGCTCTTGAGATAGTTGACGGCGTACGTTTCTATCTCCGCACACGTGTTCACTAAAATGCCCTTTGTGTCCCTGAGTCTTCTAGCGTTGGCGAGGACCCTGGTGGACCCGCCTTCCTGGTCGTCGACAATCAGGGAGGGCAACACGGCGGCGGGAACCGGGTTGGCAAAGCAGGGGACGGCCAGTTCAGCGTCGGAGTGGGAGAACTCAGTGACGTCGCGGCGGTGGTCGTCGCGAAGGGACTGGAGATGAAACACGGTACCGAGTAGGGCGGCGCTGGAGGGTACGTAGCCGTAGGAAGGGAGGCCCAGCTCGTTGGGGACGTCGATCATGGGCATGCAGGTCATGTCGAGGACAAAACCGGCGAGCGGGGCGGAGGGAATGAGTTGGGCGACGGTGGACCGGAGGTGGGGGATGTAGGCGGTGACGAAGGCGTGGAGGAAGGAGTTGGTGGATTTGGGGGATGTAAGTTCTGGAGTTGGGTCTGGCTGGGGGAGGGTTATAAAATTCAGTCCTGAAACACGGAGGGAATGGGCGTAGGTGTGGGCCATGTGGTCGGAGGGGAGCTTCATGAGGAAAACGGTGATGGAGAGGTGGTCGTACCGACGGACGAGGAGCTTCGCAGTCTCCACCATCGATACAAGATGGCCAATCACCGGAAACGGTACAAATATCAGCTGTGCTTTCTTCATATTCTTCTTGCCGATGTTGCCAAGCTtttttgctgctgctgctgctgctgttgcttATAATAGACTGCTTATTATATATGCCATCAAGTAGAGGCATTTCATAGAGGGAGACACAGGTCACTGCATGCTTTGGTCACTGCATAGGACGGCATTGGCACCACTTACAGAGACGCAATTTGAATCCTGAAAATTAATAATATCGTGGGCTGGTTTTTGGAAGCTTGCTAGCTAGGACAAGTGGCCTAAATGGCCCCGAGGCGACACAGAATTGGTGGGGTTTATCCAAATTTGGTTTATCTGCACATGCAAATGCACCTAAAGTCATCTTAAAAAAATGCACCTAAAGGATAAAGCTAGAATGCAAACCAATTGTTCAACTACGCGTTCGGGTGTgggttattataatatattagttattaataaaacaaaattcacATTAAAAAAATGGAGATAAGGGGACAGCGCAAGGGGGATGACCTAAAGTACTTGTGAGGGCTTCCGCTCACAATTGTCGTGTATGTTAAGTTGAATTGGCGTTTTGGGTTTTCTCAGGTCCCAAACAGTGAAAACTGAAGGATTCAACTATGTTTTTGGGTCTCGCCTTTTTAAGCTTTCTTTAATTTTATTGGCTCTTAAGACTTCTTGGTTTTTTCAACCCTTGGCTACTAAATTGGGAGTCAGGGTTTTTTCAGCAATTATATGTTCAGGATTTCCTAGGAGGAAACAAGCTGTTTAAAGTAGATTTTGAAATGGGATACTCAGCTTTCCACGATTATTGCAGATAACTATATACAATTTGCTACAGTCTATTTCTGTTTTGGTATTTTGGTGTTTTTGTCTGTGTTTTGGTTTATTGCAAGAAGTCTTGCTGAAGTTTGTGTTTTTGGTTTGTTTTGGGGGTGTTATAATTTTTGCTGTCCTGTTCGGTTCTGATTGACAAATACATGCCCTATGTTGctccatttttttgtttttgtttttattttgctctgtttttgtttttcatttcagttgttttacattttactgccaaaaaaaaaaaaactattctcAAAAGAATTTAGATCTTATAAccgatcaaaattaaaaatgatgaTCAACAAACCCTTGCTTTTATCCCAACAAAGGATCATGGTGACACATCCAAACATGGGAAaataaattagaaagaaaaataaaaaaagattgaaaaggatGTATTTAATTCCTCGAACACCTAGATTGATATTGTGAATCTAAATGAGGTTCATAGTTGATGCATGTAAAATTCATCTTATAGGGTCCTATATTAAAATTATAATGGTTTCAGGACATTTTGCTATCTACCTACAAGCCGTCAACGGTTTGTCCTGTAACCGTCGAAGGTTTCCTTTTGTTAAGTtagttttttctatttttcagcATTTGTTTCTTGTTAATTTAGCAGTTAATTGTTTAGTTAGTTAACTCTCTGCGTGTATATATATGAGGTTTATGttgtacatgataatatacaagaaataaaatataa
It encodes the following:
- the LOC131160443 gene encoding anthocyanidin 3-O-glucosyltransferase 2-like codes for the protein MKKAQLIFVPFPVIGHLVSMVETAKLLVRRYDHLSITVFLMKLPSDHMAHTYAHSLRVSGLNFITLPQPDPTPELTSPKSTNSFLHAFVTAYIPHLRSTVAQLIPSAPLAGFVLDMTCMPMIDVPNELGLPSYGYVPSSAALLGTVFHLQSLRDDHRRDVTEFSHSDAELAVPCFANPVPAAVLPSLIVDDQEGGSTRVLANARRLRDTKGILVNTCAEIETYAVNYLKSGAPEIPPVYPVGPMLNLTVDAQEEDSSSGIMTWLDNQPPSSVVFLCFGSMGSFGADQLREIAGGLERSGHRFLWSLRRPPLSAAGLPFPTDSSNQEEILPEGFVERTAGIGKIIGWAPQVAVLAHRAVGGFVSHCGWNSSLESVWWGVPVAAWPMYAEQQLNAFEMVKELGLWVEIRMDYKMDGYSGSLVSAEEIEKGIRGVMKGDGEVRRKVKEMRENVREAVTEGGSSHTSLGYFVEQVMRKVENESSNLGLRQREGEKLILIG